The bacterium genome contains the following window.
TATCGCAGGTTAGTGCCCGTCAGCCGGCGCCAAACATCACCGCTTCATCGGCGCGGGGATACCGGTGGGTCTCCGCGGGCTTGAACCACAGTCCGATCTCCTGCTCGGCCTCCTCGACGGTCCCGGAAGCGTGAATCAGGTTGCGGACCGGCCGCTGGGCCTCGTTGGCGACGGTGGGCGCATCGGTCGCGAAGTCGCCCCGGATCGTGCCGGGGTTGGCGAAGACGGGCAACGTGGCGCCGACGAGTTTGCGGGTCACGCTCACCGCGTGGACGCCCTCGAAGACCGCCGCCACGATCGGCGTCGTCATCATGAAGTCAATCAGCCAGCCGCGCACCCGCCGCCCGATCTCGAGCGCGTCGTCGGTGCCCATCCGCGCTTTCACGTCCCAGCCGTACGTCTCGAACGCCTCCTTCGTCTTGCCGCCGATGGTCCGCACCCAGTCCTCGTTGGACGGATAGTGGCGCTCGAGGGTCGCGCGCTCCGCGCGCACCATCCGCAGCGCGACGATCTTGAGGCCGGCCCGCTCCAACCGGCCCAGAATTTCGCCGGTCAGCGCGCGCTGCACGCCGTCCGGCTTGATGAGAATCAGGGTGCGTTCGTGCCTGACGTTGGCCATGACCGCCTCCGCAAAATTAGGGACCGATCGTTAGCAACCGATCGCGCAGCCGTCGGCGCGCGGGTCCGACCCGCCGGCGTAGACGCCGCGCTCCGCATCGACCTCGATCGCCTGCACACCGCCGATGCCGGGGCGCGGCGTGATCACACGATGGCCGCGGCGCCGCAACTCCTCGTACGTCTCCGCCGGAAAGCCGGCTTCCATCCGCAGCTCGAAGGGCGCGCCCACCGTTTCCGGATCGGTCGAGGGGAAGCTGAACCAGCGCGGTCGCTCCACCGCGTCCTGCACGTTCAGCCGGTAGGCCGTCAGGTTCATCAGCACCTGGAAGTCCCACTGCGCCTGCGCGTCGCCGCCCCGCGTCGCCCAGGCGAGCGCCGGCCGGCCGCCGCGCGTCGCGATGAAGGCCATCAGCGTGTGCATCGTCCGCTTGCCGGGGGCGATCAGGTTCGGGTGGCCGGGCACCAGACTGAAGCCACGGCCGGCGCGGTTGTTCAGTAGAATGCCGGTCCCGTCCACGACCTCGCCGCAGCCGAACGCCGACGAGATGCTGGTGATCCACGAGACGACGTCGCCGTGCCGGTCCGCGACGGCGAACGCCGTTGTGTCCCCCGCGGCCTCCGGCAGGGCGCCCGGCACGGCGGCGTCGATCGCACGCCGGAGATCGAGGGCCGCGCGGCGGCCCTTCGCGTAGGCGGGGTCGAGCAGCCGGTCGAGCGGGTTGGCGACGAAGCGCGGGTCGCCGACGTAGGCGAGGCGGTCCGCGAAGGCGAGTTTCTTCGCCTCGACGGCGAGGTGCACGGCGTCGGCGGATCCCCAAGGGAGAGCGCCGAGGTCGTCTCCGGCGAGGATGTTGAGCATCTCAAGCAGCACGAAGCCCTGCGACGGCGGCGGCGTCGTGTGCACGACGAGGTCGCGGTACGGGGCCGCGACCGGGTCGGCGATCTCCGACCGGTGTGCGGCCAGGTCCTCGCGGGTCATCAATCCCCCGTGCCCGCGCATGTACGCCGCGATCCGATCCGCGAGCGGTCCCTCGTAGAGCGCGCGCGGACCGTCCGCGGCGATCGTCCGCAGCGAGCGCGCGAGGTCTCGCTGCACCAGAATGTCGCCCACCCGGGGCGCCCGGCCGTCCGGCAGATAGATGCGCGCGGACGACGGATGCCTCCGCAGCAGGTCTTCGGATTCGGCGAACCACGACGCCACGCGCTCGCTCAACGGGAAACCCGACTCCGCGTAGTGGATCGCCGGCGCGAGCAGGCGGTCGAGGGTGAAGCGGCCGCTGCCCCACCGCGCGAGCGCGACCGCCATCGCGTCGACGGCGCCCGGCACAGACGGGGACAGCATCCCCCGCAGCGGCATCCCGGTGTGCCCGTGGGCCGCGAACCACGCGGGGGTGGCGGCCTTCGGCGCCGCACCGCTGCCGAGGAGCGTTGTGACCCTCCCGGTGCCGGCGTCGTAGTACGTCGCAAACGTGTCGCCGCCGACGCCGTTCATCATCGGAAGCACCACGCCGAGCACGGCGGAGACACAAACGGCGGCATCGATCGCGTTGCCGTCCTGCTCGAGGACCGCGAGGCCGGCGGCCGACGCGAGGGGATGGTCGGTGACCACCATGCCGCGCTGCGCCAGCACCGCGCTGCGTCCCTGTTTCCACTCCGCCATTCTGCGCGCTCCCGCCGAGTTGCGATGGCCGATCGGCCCGCGTGTTATTAGACCGCCGCGCTTCGATCACCTCGCGTGCGGAAGGAAGCGCCCCGGCATGCGCCAATCCTCTCTGCCGTGTGTTCGTCCGTCGCGCGTGCCGCCGGTCTCACGCTCGTCGCCCTGCTGCTCGCCGCGCCCGCTGCCGATCGGCCCGCTCGTGCCGCGGGCGGGCCCGCGTTCGCGGTCCGGCCGCCTGTGATGATCGCCCGGGGCGTCGCGAGCGACGCGACCGCGTCGAACAACGGGGTGAAGCTTGCGCGCGCCGGCGGCGTGCTCGTCGCCGCGTACGCCGGAGGGACGCCGCCGCAGATTCTGCTCGCCGCGTCGCGGGACGGCGGCGCGCACTGGGCGCCGCTCGCTCAGGCGAGTGACGGTCCGATTTCCTCGCGCCTGGCCGCGCTCGCCGTGGATGCTTCCGGACGCCTGCACGTCGTGTGGACACGGTACGACGACGGGGTCGGCAAAGTCTATTACCGTGAGTGGGCGCCGGGGCGCGGCGGCGCCGGCGCGTGGAGGGCCCCGCAGCTCCGCATCTCTCCGGCCGGCCTCTACGCCGGGTATCCCGCCGTGGCGCTCGACCGGGCGGGCCGCCCGCACGTCGTCTGGTACGGCATCCGCGAAGGCCGGAGTCCCGTTCCGACCAAACACGGGTCGATCTACGAGATTCTCTATACGGGCTACGACGGGAGCGCCTGGTCTCGTCCGGCGCTGATCTCGCCCGGCCCGCCCGATTCGATCAACCCGGCGCTGGTTTCGGATTTCGCGGGACGCCTGCACGCCGTTTGGTACCAGTACAACGGCCGCGTCTACCAGCTCCGATACGCGGAGTACGCGTCCGGCTGGGGCGCTCCGGACGGCGTCTCCCGCACGCGGGAGGACGAGTTCAATCCCGACGTGGCGGCCGACGGCCAGGGCCGGCTGGCGCTCGTCTGGGAACAGCACGACGCGCGAGGCTCGACGATCGACTACGCGCGCCGGGCCGGCGGGACGTGGAGCGCGCCCGTCGCGCTGTCCGCGGGCCCCACACCGGCGTATCATCCGTCGGTCTCGACGGACGCGACCGGCGCGATTTGGACCGGGTGGGACGCCGACGACGGACAGATCTACGCGCGGCGGTACAAGAACGGCTGGGGGCCGGCGCTGCGGCTGACCGCCGACGGCGACAATGCCTACCCGAGTGTGTTGTCCGACGCGGGCGCGCTCGACGTGATCTGGACGCACACGAGCGCGGCCGGCGCGTCGGTGTACTTCGCGCGCGTCACCGCGCGCCCGTAGCCGCCGTGCGCGCGGCGCGGCGCATCGCGGCGTCCCCGGCGGCCCGCCGTACCTTTTGCCGGCGCCTGCTCGCCTGGTACGCGCGGTCCGGCCGCGACCTGCCGTGGCGGCGCACCCGCGACCCGTACCGCGTGCTCGTCTCGGAGATCATGCTCCAGCAGACGCAGGTGTCGCGCGTCATTCCGAAATACCGTGAATGGCTTCGCCGCTATCCCTCGCTCGAGACGCTCGCCGCCGCGTCCGCGGGCGAAGTCCGCGAGGCGTGGTACCCGCTCGGCTACAACATCCGCCCGCTGCGGCTGCGGGCGATTGCGCGGACGGTCGTGCGGCGCCACGGCGGCCGCCTGCCGCGCAGCCGCGACGGCCTGCTGGCGCTCAAGGGCATCGGGGCGTACACTGCCGGCGCGGTCCTCAGCTTCGCGTTCGGCGAGGACGCGGCGATTCTCGACACCAACGTCCGGCGGCTTCTAACGAGAGTCTGGGTGGGCGCCGGCCGGCCGGTCGGCGACCGCGCGCTCTGGGAGCTCGCCGAGCGGCTGCTGCCGCGCGGCCGCGCCTACGACTTCAATCAGGCGCTGATGGACCTCGGCGCGACGATCTGCACGGCGCGGCGGCCGCGCTGCGAAGCGTGTCCGCTCGCGACGACGTGCGCGTCGTATCCGCTTTAATGCGCGAACACGAAGTTGCGATACTCGAGCTCCAGCGAAGCGTCGAACCGTCGCGCGGCGAGCAGCTGTCGCGTTAGGATCCAGGCGTTGTTGAGCCGGGTGTAGGTCTGCTGAGTGTCGATATCGCCCCACGCGTAGCTGATCGTGCCTTCCGGAACGGTTCCGCGGGCATCATCGATCCAAAGCGCGAGCCGGTGCGGATTCCCTTGAGGATCGCGTGACGTACCCTGAACCAGATACCAAGGCCCGCCGTCCACCAGTTTCTCGCCGGTCACGGAGAAATCGAACCGCGCGAGAAACGACTCGAGCGGCTCGGAGGCTTCGAAGAGCCGTCCCAGCGCGTAGCGGTTCGCCAGGGCGCACACCACGCCGGCCGACTGTTGCTGAACCTGCACGATTTGCCGTCCTTGTTCCACGCGCAGGGTCCCGTTGAACACGCAGTCCGGGGGTTCCGCCGGGCCCTTGTGGATGCGCAGTCTCAACTGCACGTCGGCCGACGACACCGCGGCGGCGGTCTGCGCGGCGACGACGTGCCGGATGATGTCCCCCGCGGCCGGGGTCGCGGCGGCGGCGCCCGGCGCCGCTTGCACGCCCGCGCCGAGTGCGAGCAGGAGCAGCACGCGCGACCAGGCCTGCCGGCGTCCGCCGTCAGAACTGGAGATCGATGGCGGCAACGTTCCGCCCTACAACCCCGTCGTGTGGAAGCCGTTGTCGACGAAGAGCACCTCGCCCGTGACGCCGCGCGAGAGCGGACTGGCCAAGAACACGGCCGCGTCGGCGACTTCGCCGGGGTCGGTGTTGCGGCGGAGCGGCGCCCGTTCCTTCATCACCTCGAGGATGCGGC
Protein-coding sequences here:
- a CDS encoding nucleoside-diphosphate kinase; protein product: MANVRHERTLILIKPDGVQRALTGEILGRLERAGLKIVALRMVRAERATLERHYPSNEDWVRTIGGKTKEAFETYGWDVKARMGTDDALEIGRRVRGWLIDFMMTTPIVAAVFEGVHAVSVTRKLVGATLPVFANPGTIRGDFATDAPTVANEAQRPVRNLIHASGTVEEAEQEIGLWFKPAETHRYPRADEAVMFGAG
- the ggt gene encoding gamma-glutamyltransferase translates to MAEWKQGRSAVLAQRGMVVTDHPLASAAGLAVLEQDGNAIDAAVCVSAVLGVVLPMMNGVGGDTFATYYDAGTGRVTTLLGSGAAPKAATPAWFAAHGHTGMPLRGMLSPSVPGAVDAMAVALARWGSGRFTLDRLLAPAIHYAESGFPLSERVASWFAESEDLLRRHPSSARIYLPDGRAPRVGDILVQRDLARSLRTIAADGPRALYEGPLADRIAAYMRGHGGLMTREDLAAHRSEIADPVAAPYRDLVVHTTPPPSQGFVLLEMLNILAGDDLGALPWGSADAVHLAVEAKKLAFADRLAYVGDPRFVANPLDRLLDPAYAKGRRAALDLRRAIDAAVPGALPEAAGDTTAFAVADRHGDVVSWITSISSAFGCGEVVDGTGILLNNRAGRGFSLVPGHPNLIAPGKRTMHTLMAFIATRGGRPALAWATRGGDAQAQWDFQVLMNLTAYRLNVQDAVERPRWFSFPSTDPETVGAPFELRMEAGFPAETYEELRRRGHRVITPRPGIGGVQAIEVDAERGVYAGGSDPRADGCAIGC
- a CDS encoding A/G-specific adenine glycosylase; this encodes MRAARRIAASPAARRTFCRRLLAWYARSGRDLPWRRTRDPYRVLVSEIMLQQTQVSRVIPKYREWLRRYPSLETLAAASAGEVREAWYPLGYNIRPLRLRAIARTVVRRHGGRLPRSRDGLLALKGIGAYTAGAVLSFAFGEDAAILDTNVRRLLTRVWVGAGRPVGDRALWELAERLLPRGRAYDFNQALMDLGATICTARRPRCEACPLATTCASYPL